The sequence ACATTGCAACATCGAGGGAGCACTTTTCTTGTTTTAGCTATTGGATTACCAGGATACATACAGCCCAACCTTTTACAGGACTATCGATGCTGTGGTAATAACAGATGATGCTTCTATTTAAAACTCTAATGTCGCCGAAGCAAAGGTATCATCAATCTGCTATGCTCATCATGAGATTCATGATGTCGATTAAACATTGTTTAAATTTTATGCCTCAATTTTCAATACAATCGaatgagaagagagaaaaaaaagattgcgTTCGCttgcgagtcgtcttaggcgaatgcttaaggcACCGTCAGACTTTTTTGTTGCTTCTCTCGTTGTGCAGTGCCGTTCCTGCTGGCGTACCTAGCGTTCCTCGCCGTGGTGTCATTGCCAATCATGCATCTGGAGAGCGGCCTGGCCCAGTTCGCTGGAGACGGTCACTTCGGCGTCTTCAGCACAGTTCCGCTCTTCCTCGGTGAGTGTGTGCGGAACCCATACGCACACCTCAACAGAGCTGTTGTCGTTTTCCTTGATTTCCTAGTGTTTTCTTGATGTGTGTTATTGCTAATATGAATTTAAACCAAATGACCACCTTTGCCATCTTGTATTGAACTAAACCTTTTGGATATGTTGTTGTCAGCTATAGAGCACGGAGAACAGGGATTCAAATTATTTTCGTCAGTAATCACCACTTGATTTGTCGTCCAATGGTTCATACTAATCGTTCGCTTTATTGAAAAGCTTCCCGGGAATTCCCTGGTCGCTTCTGGTCCCAATAACCTAGTAAATGTGTGTAAATACACCTCATCCCCGTATTCAGCATCCTACCTGATGGTATTACGCATGGCTCATGTGCGTCGTAGGCCTGGGCATCACGATGGGTGTGTACGCGATCGTGCACATAGTGGCGGACTCGGTGCCGGTGACCGACCAGCTGCTCTACCTGCTGGACTCCCTCCGGGAGGCGGCGGGCAACGAGTGCCGGTACGGAATGCTCCTGGCCCCCAACCGCACCTGCTACGTGCCGAGGCACCCATTCGTGAGTGGCTCTCTCGCTGCCTGCAAGCACGAACTAGTTACTTAGTACCTTAACACGGATATAGACCAATAAATttcgttgctgagctagttggtgcatggacATTTTCTAGGAAAGCGGCGCACCGAACGACAATGACGAGAGACGAGACAACGTGGACGAGCGCTTTTCTATGCGCTCGTCCTTGTTACCTCGTTCCTCGTCTTTCGGTGCGCCGCTTTCCTAGAAAATGCGGATATATATGTACCAGTGGCACTGAGGAACACAAGGCTTTCCTTTCCACAATTTACGGTGGTAACTTGCAGAGGCATTGCATGCAGCGCTGGTGCACGCATATGTGTGTGACAAAACAGGTTTATTTGGCCATGTAAATACGAGAAAGCAGAGGCTAGAGAGACACCACACGTAATGTTACAGAAAGTCAATTGCATCATTGACACCTGTGTTGCGCAGGAAAAATTTACAGTGCGACAAAAAATAAGTTACGAACGGACGAAGGGAGGCGACACAGACAAGCGCCGTCTGTGTCACCTCCCttcgtccgtttttttttcttctttttttccgcgcTGTAAGTTTTTCTGGTGCAATGAAGTACAAACTTGCCCAAACGTTCATGTTAATCTTTACCTTTATGGCCTCACCGATAAACAGATGAATTTCATCAGTGCCATGCGTCATCATAGATACGAAATATCCCGTTGCCATGGCACTTCGcgaatgcaccacattgtttttCAAATAACCTTGCCTGTGCTTTCAAGGATTCACAAATTCTTGCCTGCATAAAGGTCTAAAACACGGGCCTTTCGATCAGCTGCCCTTCTCATTCAAACAAATGAAATTATACAGGCTAGCGTTTTCGAAATTTTCGCTAGAGTAACATGAATTCTACTTGAAAACTGATGCTTATCACAAGTAGTGACAATTCACATTATAAACAGTCATATACTTGTTAAATTAATCTATTGTTTTTTCCATCACGTTTTAAACCATAATAACATAATAGTTGTTCGGGTTTTATGTtgcaataccacgatatgattacgagcggGACCGTTTAGAAACCtaacgttctttaacgtgcatctaaatctaagcacacgggcctctagcatttcgcctccacgaAATGGGGCCACCACCGCAGGGATTCgaccctgcgaccttcgagtcagcagtcaagcactataaccactagacaaccccGGCGGGTATTTTGCACCATGGCCATTGATATTGTCATATGAGACGCGCGGCGCCTTTGAAGACAACCACTGCAAACAATATACTTGTATGACTGTGGCTGTCCGTGCGCAGTCACTATGCAGGTTCACCCGCGCTCGACTCACAGAGGCCTTTCGGCGCCGGCACCTTACTCAAGGAATGTCGATCGTGGATGCAAGCGACGAAGGCGCACACGTGACCTTGGTACCACCGGAGGTGTACCACCACGACATGGCCAGCTGTCTGCCCGGAGTGTACAACTACCTACAGCCGTACCAGCTGTGCGTCTGTCTCGATGCGTAATCCTCGAAGAAACGATTTCTTTTCGTTGGGCCTACAACAAGGTTACCCTGTTTGGTTACAAGTATTGCGAAACGTGGTTTACGGTAGCCAAATGCGGTTAGACCAGAGTAGAATACACGTTGAAGAAATGCCGAGCTTAACGAGTCATTTCCAAGCGGCATCCCTAAAAATCTGCTGAGAAAGTCAACAGACACCATGATCACGCAGTATGACTGTATTCACACACTCATACCCTACTCAGTCATACCATATTCAGGCATACATTTCTTTAGATAATAGTACAGATAATAACTCCAAGGTAACATCGTAAGTTGAACTATGGTGATCATATTCTTCGTTATTTTTCGAATAAGCGTAACATCCAAGGTGCACTAGATTGAGCACGAATTCCTAGTTTTTAATTTGACAAAGTACGTACTTTATCCAAGGTGTCCACAACAAAGCGACGGAATTACGGCTGTCTGCAAATAggtgaaagcaaatagcgcgaaaaaacgtaagacaagacggagaaggctacagcacaagcgcatgtgctttGCACAAGCGCTtgcacgttttttcgcgctatttgctttcatcatgaattaccaactcgcccaacaatcaatcctggAAATAGGGTCGAATAATAGTGCAAATCAATTTCTCCAGAAAGTATGGTTGCATTGAGAGGAACACGAGCTTATCTGTATTGAGTATCGTACTTCAAGGACGTTATATTCCAAAGTGAGATGCGGCTAGTTATATTGAGGGTTCGCACATCCGTATTCATTAAATACCACGGGCCTTTTCCACAGCCGTCGCCATGGCAACTGGTTTGAGGAGAGCTCCTCGGCCCTGATCGAGATTCGTGGGCAACGCCTGCTCTCATTGGCCGCCATCTGGATGGTGGTGTTCGCACTAGCGCACCAAGGATTCAACAGGGTCAAGTGGGTACGTGAACGCCGTTGGTTGTTGAAATGTATTCACTAACATAGGCGTCCGTCCAGGGGGGCCGCCCCCGCTCCCGCCTTTGTTCATTTTAAGGGCGCGCCAAGTCGGTCCTGACGAATCACTAATCAAAGTGCAGGGTTTGTCCATTAAGGTATTTAGTCACAATGGTGGTCCAGGACTTcaaatgttgcattccaagataCCATCCAATTAATGGAGAACAACATGCGCACGCCTACGTACACTATATCACAGTAACAGGCTTTGCACCGTTGTGGTGCTTCATTGTCCCTTGCCGAGTTCGACATTTTAAGCTCTAATTGCGTATCTGTTAAATGATAAAAGGCGTCCTTAAACGAAAGTTGCAGAGGATGCCTAAGCATAACACGGATGCAAGTACACGAAAGCGTTTCTTCTGGCTAGGTTAATGTCAAAGAGAGCTGCTGTAAAGTCTGCTGCAGAGGATTCGCCTCTCCTATGCCGAGGCTTGAAGTGGCTGCTGCGGCAGTTGTTGGCGCCGGAGTCAGTTCCGGTGGGACACGTGACGTGCTTTCCGGACACGGCTTTTGCAGACGCCAGCTGGGTGCGCCTTTTCGCCAAACCAGTCAGCAAACGCTTCCACGTTGAAACTTCCAAATAATTATAGCGGCCTGGGGTGCACTCAAGTATCTGACACGATAATTCAGCATCGATAGATATCGAGAATCCAGTTATGGTACACTGCACTGCTTGTTTTCTGTTGTAGCAATCAGTTTCAGCTGCAATAAAAAGTCTACAGGCAAGAACATTTTTGTCCCAACTCAGGATTCGATCTTCACCTTTAAACACGTAGGTTAAGTTATCGATCGGATTGACTGACTTCGCAGATCGTGTACATGATGGTGTGCATCCACGTGACGACGACCGTGCTCCTGCTCGTGCGAGCTGCCACTCTGCCCGGCGCCATGAGCGGCCTTGGCACGATGTTCTACACCGACTGGAGCTACGTTGTCAATGTCAAGGTctgagattgattgattgattgattgattgattgattgattgattgattgattgattgattgattgattgattgattgattgattgattgattgattgattgattgattgattgatcagtTTGCTTTCGTAAGATTCCAAGGGAAAATGGGACAAATCGGTATCACCGTTCATCCAACGCCTTACATTACAATTACTAATTTTTTGGATGTCCTCCAGAATGAGAATGACCaagcgtctttttctttctttttttcaggtcaaGTATTAGTTTGCACAATAGTTTGGCCCTCGCTTATTAAGAGCGTGACGTGCAATAATCTTCACTGTAATTTACTTTTATTGATTTTACATAGCTGCAAATGATGCTGCCATTTTAGGACATTTTGTGTGCCAGATAAGCGAAACAAATGGACTGTTACGTGCGAAGTTAGAGCCAT comes from Rhipicephalus sanguineus isolate Rsan-2018 chromosome 7, BIME_Rsan_1.4, whole genome shotgun sequence and encodes:
- the LOC125759166 gene encoding sodium- and chloride-dependent glycine transporter 2-like, producing MSSSDDEQEEYGPKNYTSRAHKLATLFIMTAGSANATQFPIMFIVNGGLPFLLAYLAFLAVVSLPIMHLESGLAQFAGDGHFGVFSTVPLFLGLGITMGVYAIVHIVADSVPVTDQLLYLLDSLREAAGNECRYGMLLAPNRTCYVPRHPFVSGSLAACKHELVT